GCCCTCTTGTATTGTGTGCAGCGACGCACAATTTGACAGATAAAGAGTGAAACAATACTTTTCCCCTGACATTAGCTCACTAGTCCTTCCGATAACATTGCTGAAAGCCTTGTCCTCGACTACATGTAATTTGTTTAAATCATTCATGTATAAGGTCTTTAGTgccaaaatgtttttaaaataaatagtttctaTTGGGTTTCCATCTAACCGCAATTCCTCTAAATTGGGAAAGATTTGGCTGCTCAAACATTTTGGCACGTCTGAAATAAGGTTGTATGATATATCTAAACTAAATAGTTTTGGCAGTTTATTTTCAATGTGAAAATCTTTTATTTGGTTTCCGCCGATACTTAGAAcctaaaaacatattattttttttttaattaaatgaataagtacaaatataaataaatttctgtgTCTAATGAATAAATACCTCTAAATTGTTGAAATCAACATTGTTTTCATTGTAAAGCGCAGATAATCGGTTGTATGATAAATCAATATACGTGATACTGCTTGGAAATTTTGGCCAATGGTATAAAGTGTTTATCTTTAGTATAGCAATTTGAAGAGTCTGTGGTAGAGCAAAAGTGAATGTTATATTATTCTGCGCAAGGTTCAGTTCTCTTAAATTAATGCAGGATAACAAAGCATCCTCTTCGACTACTTCAATTATGTTGTTAGATAAATCCAGGAGTTCTCTGGAAGAAGgtcaattgtttattatttaaaaaatgagtTGCGTAAGTTTATGTAAGCACTAAAATTCACCTATCTAAATTTATTAGCTTTTAAAATGGTAGGTATATACTTTTGgtaatatagataattataagaattattgagaaagaaatagaataatgattatattaaaaataaatgtagtatgtacttacatattattattctcAGGAAAGGATTCTTTTCCAATTGATCGAATTCTGTTCCCGCTCAAATTTAACCtcgttactttttttattgattcacTTTCAACTGTTCTTAGCATCACGTCGAATATACCATTCTTGCTAAGATCCAAGTCCTCTAACATAATCATTGGTTGTAAAGCCTCTACaggaactttttttaaaaggttgcTTTGCAAGTTTAATCTTTTGACATGATGCAGGTTTTTGAAATCTAAAGGACTTATGtccgttattttattataagagaGATCTAAATCCTCCAATCCTGCTATTTTAGTGAAGAGATCAGGCGTTATCCCAGTTAGCTCATTTTGGGAAAAGGACAATTTCTTCAGATTTTGAACATCGCTAAACGGGTCTGGCCAGTACGTCTTGATGGCATTGTTGCTAAATCTGAGCGTTTCCACTTGAGCATTTGGAGGTAGCCTAAAAGTTTAATAACGAAACATTTATGTGTGGttcaaatcataaaaataatcttactataacataatataatatgatatatcaacataacataatattatataattatattaaattgaatttagAATATTTGTATCAGTGACCTTCTAGGATATACGAGTATAGCTTGAGGTCGTATtgtaaatctattttaaatacaattaaattaattaaataaagaatatatttcaattacaatattaGCAAATGCAAACGAGAATGAATCTATGTCAGACATTCGTATTTACATCAGAATATTTGTCATTGTTTCATACAGTATGTACTTTCCAAATAACTTTACAGCAGGATATTCGGTATCATCTCGGTATGGTGTCATCGGATAAAAATGGATCGTTACAACTTCTTAAGATTTAAACTACAAGACGGTCTCGATTATATCACTTACTCTATTTTTAatgtcattgttatttatagcTTGAATTCCAAAGGTCATgtcagaaataaaaaaggactaTAGAATTTTCTAAAATAGGACTTATTAACAATgggaaagtaataaaatattaaaataattcttaaatactTCAGTAAACGGTTATTATGTAAAGGCGATTCAAATTTCTAAATTCTCTTTTTTTTGGTCAATCCATACCAGTGTATGAATCTAAacgaattattataataatttagtgagttttttttttttttgagcttCTTAAAGTGTTGTCTTTTTCGCATGAATGCTTGTGtaataagaaatttttaaccgacttccaaaaaaggagaaggttctcaattcgactgtatttttttttatgtatgttacatcagaacttttgaccgggtagaccgatttcgacaaattttgttttaatcgaaaggtggtgtgtgccaatttgtcccatttaaatttatttgatatctaacaactacttttcgagttatatctaataatgcgtttttacttgacgtttttttcgtcgacctacgttgtattataccgcataactttttactggatgtaccgattttgataatttttttttttttttttgttaaaaaggagatatccctagtttagtaccatgataaggaaaccaggatctgatgatgggatcacagagaaatcgagggaaactcttgaaaatccgcaataactttttactgggtgtaccgattttaataatttttaatttaatcgaaagctgatgtttatcatgtggtcacatttaaatttcattgagatccgataacaaatttttgagtaatctttgataacacgaatttacttgactattttttcgtctatctacgttgtattacttgtcgatgtaattgaagtcggtttttttttcgtttgcgagcaaacacaattattaagacaTATCTTCTTTCTGAGAAAAATGGTAGTGTGAGTTTTGTCCGTTGTGTGATGATAATGACGTAAACGGAATATGATGTCAATTTACATTAATTGATAacgtgtaatttaaatattacaactaCATACATATCTCTATATTAcatgctttttatttattgtttacacATTTGATTTAGAAGTTCGTGAATCCTttcatctatataaaaaaaaaaatgaaatgtattttgtattgtCTGTgtggaaagaaaaaaatgtgcAGATAATTAgtggaaaattaaataaaacgttttCAAGCAATATCTTTCGGCTCAGCCAGTTAAAAATAGATTAACGATATTAAATTAACGATTACAAAGTAATTGAGTGCACGCAGATGTTTCTGATAGGTAATAATTATATCTACAGTATTTTCTGtcgataacatttttaatttatctttattagtTCTGTTTAACTGTTTTACCGCGTATCGTATTTACTGCCAGTTTCtagtgacttaaaaaaagggattttatattacttctttatgtaaatttttggTATGTTCGAATATGTTAGTTAATTTTcagaaaattaatgaattttaggACAATCGAGGACACTCCTAGAAAAAAAGACGCACAAGgacttatgtaaataaataatataaaacaggtCGGTGTGGCAAGTAATTGTGGTGATGATTTGATGATGAACTCTAGAGATGtttgaatcaattttttaaattttattagtaagaaggatattcttttaatgtttttttttgcaaagaCACAGGCTAGATTTGCATTAACTCCTTTCTTAAACAGGAGCCGGACAACGAAAACAATGATGGATTTGATCAGACtcaaaacttttatatttataattttcatgatATACCTGCACTGTTGTCCCCAttttaagtttcatacaaagttTACTACTTCGttgttatttaactatttactGGCTGATTTAACTTGATATTTAGcacttaatatatacatatacatatgtcaACATTGTAAAATAGTGGTATTTAGTCGGTGGTTCCAGAAAGCACCCAAAGCCGTTCGTGAAAGCAGAGCGTGGAGTAACTGAGTTAGGGAGTCTTACTGGTTAATTTGTTACGTTCAGTTTCGTTCATTGCTTTTCTTTACTATTATCAATTTTAAGTTTCGATAGCAAAGGACAAATATCGTCTACTTACAAACCTCACTAAGTACTTcagatttaaatattatgtcaaATGGTCCCTCATCACTAAAAGCTAGTAACCACTGATATAGAAGATAGGTTTTTGacattcttttaataattattagcgTAACAATGgatttacttaattataatgtGGTTTGGTTTAAACCTATCAATCAGTGTTGTATCGCGCATGTCACCTGTGTTTAAATTGCGAATCTACGCGAGAAGTCAGTAACCTTTTATCTCTGATTATGATTAGAACAATTTGGAACGCTACTAATTTTCTTGTCTTGTATTATTATTCTTCCTTgt
This genomic stretch from Melitaea cinxia chromosome 10, ilMelCinx1.1, whole genome shotgun sequence harbors:
- the LOC123657197 gene encoding toll-like receptor 6, whose amino-acid sequence is IFYFFIFNSVFCQDEVTEQVHRLIKVCNYCTCSEIPDVDGTHLVLNIQCSELDKIENLADLDKIQWPANPNGLKIAAAFEGLGLTTLGKLPPNAQVETLRFSNNAIKTYWPDPFSDVQNLKKLSFSQNELTGITPDLFTKIAGLEDLDLSYNKITDISPLDFKNLHHVKRLNLQSNLLKKVPVEALQPMIMLEDLDLSKNGIFDVMLRTVESESIKKVTRLNLSGNRIRSIGKESFPENNNIELLDLSNNIIEVVEEDALLSCINLRELNLAQNNITFTFALPQTLQIAILKINTLYHWPKFPSSITYIDLSYNRLSALYNENNVDFNNLEVLSIGGNQIKDFHIENKLPKLFSLDISYNLISDVPKCLSSQIFPNLEELRLDGNPIETIYFKNILALKTLYMNDLNKLHVVEDKAFSNVIGRTSELMSGEKYCFTLYLSNCASLHTIQEGAFDGTFLCMLDISKNNLTSLSKTLLEWSTLSEGANLQFNPWHCSCELQWLLDDLLPQMYRANSRLLAELRCGSPRAYEGLRLVHWYNWTEQAMCNDDYEYMRGGPQGTYVIQSMDSGPKVTSLTLILVGCILVALLIAISLFVYLVKSRRRQRIRQAALNRKRQSTSDEKNSNGLQREQFTALNKT